CCTGGTTTTGCCTTGCAGGATACCCCAGCCAGTTTCACCTTCTGCCCTGGCGCAGGGCCTTGAAGATAAGGTTCCTCACTTGCCAGCACAGGCTCAAAGGACACTCCTCAACTCCCTCACCTCCCcatcctggcctccctgcctccagcttcCCTTTGCCTTTGTTAAGAGAGACTTGAGGGCTGAATGTGTGAGACAGACAGGAGGCCCTGGAGGCCCTAACGAACCCTCAGCCAGACTGAAATCTtggcccagcccagggctcagCTCACAGTGGGAATGGAGTAGTTTTCCCACCAGACTCTGTGGCTACTGGGGCACCCCCTCAGAACCTCACCGCCAGCCTTCCCACCCCTGAGGTCTAAAATTCCATCGGGATGGTTCATTATGGCTGCAGGGTCAAGCATGCCTGTCTGAGGACAACATCAGCTCACCCAGCCCCGGCCCCAGCCACTTCCCGGCTGTGGAAAGGTGCGAGTCACCCCCAGGGTTGCCACGGAGATGCTGAGTGGTGACGGAGCGGCGTCAGGCGGGGTCTCTCCAGCAGCCACCAGGCCCTGGAGGGCCCCCCCTCTCCCGCGGTCAGCAGAGGCTCCTGGGAGATTACCCACCCGCCGGCTCCAAGCCCCGGGTCCACCCTGGAAAGACCTTCAAAGGCCATTCTTGAGTGAATGCCAGGAGGAATCTGCTCTCAGAGTCAATTTAGCCAGCCACACGGGTGGAAGGAATTTGCCGTTTCTCTTAACAGCGACCCCCTTGTGATTTATATGGGGGCCACTGTCCGAGGGCCCTGGTTAACGGATCACAGTGGAAAATGAAACGCCAAGACCCAGGCGTCTCACTGGGCTAATTACCCTCAATGAGACCCAGCTGGCTGGGGAAGCCGGTGGGTCGAGGGCAGGGCAGGATCCCTGCACCCAGCTCCCGGGGGACACGGAGGCCTGCCACGGCCTGGCCTGGGCTTGCTGCCCATCATCGTTCAGGCCACTGAGAGTTCCGGGAGAGCCAGTCTGGCCAGCTGATGAGACAAGTGCCCTTTGGGGATGGACACAGCTTCAGGGTTTGCTACtgcccaggaggtggtgatccCTGAGACTCAGAGAGCCGCAGGGTCCCATTCTGCCTGGGCGGAGACTAAAGCCCAGACAGCTTAGGGCAGGTCCTGTGGAGCCTCGGGCATGACTCTGGCCCGGCTGCAGGCCCCGGCCAGAGCCTCTGGCCAATGGTACCTTCCTGGAGGCCCAGACCTCAGTGCTGGCCCCGGAAGCTGCTTCCAGAGGCTTCATGCAGCCGAGATCAGCTCTCTGGCCTCCTGGAGTTGGTTAAATGTCTCCCAAGAGTCTGCTTTGTGCCAGCCCAGTGCAGGTTGCTGGGGGTACAGCGATGGGCAACATCCGACCCCACCCCCAGGCTTTTAGCCCTCTGTGGGGGAGGATAAACACGTGTCCATCTCCCCAGTAGAAGTGCTTGGAGCCATGAAAGTACACAGAAGAGGGTCAAGCGCTGGGCACGTGGCATGAGCTGAGAGCTAGATGAAGGCACTTCACCAGTGGGAGAATGAGTGGGTGTGTGTCCCAGGTAACAGAAGCCACATGTGCAAAGGCACTGTGGCGGCAGGGAAGGGCGAGTACTCAAGGATCTGAGTGAAGCTGTGCCGGGGAAGCACAGGGCCAAGAAGATCGAAGTGAAGGGGCAGGTGGGGGAGGCCACAGGtggatcttctttttttaaaagctatttacttatttttggctctgctgggtctttgttgccacacaggcttttctctagtggtggAGAACAGGGCTCATCTCTGTTTTGGGGTGCGCGAGCTTCTCACTGagctggcttctcttggtgcagagtGCGGGCTTTGGGCTTGAGGGCTTCGGtcgttgcggtgcgtgggctcagtatttgcagtTCCCGGTCTCTGGAGCCACAGCCGTGGTGCAtgcttagctgctcctcagcatgtgggatcttcccggacccagCATGGAGCCTgtggtcccctgcactgcaggcaaacgctttacccttgagccaccagagaaggcccacAGGTAGTTCCTgtgcctttattatttttttttaacattttttaccaatgacttatttatttgtttggctgcgtcCGGTCCCCGTTGCGGCATGCAGGACCTGTGCCGCGGCGTGAGGCCTTTCTCCatttgtggagcacaggctccgagaatgcacaggctcagtagttggcagCCATTGGGTTAGTTGCCCCCACGGCTCATGGGCtgttagttccctgcccagggattgaacccacatcccccacATAAAtggcagactctcaaccactggaccactaggaaagtcccctCTTGTGTCTTTAAAAAGGTGTTTCCAGATATGACCGGGGAGGGATGAGTCCATTTGTCTCCGGCTTTCGGGAGCCTCAGGCCCCACCTCTGGAAGGGGCAGCTCTGTAGATCAGCCCAACAGCCTGGACCATGGGAGGACCTGGAGGAACCCATCAAGGGGTCATGAAGAGCCAAGCCAGGGGTCCCCTGGAAGCTAGACAGAGAGTCGTGGGGACTGCAGGCAGCTGGTGGTGGGCCCAGGTCAGGGGTGGCCAAGACCACCAATGACCCACAGCTGCAGGGAGAGGGGCCCTGAGGAAGCAACATGTGAAAACGCCCAGGGAAGCAGAGACCAGGGCCTTGGGGCCACCAGCAGCCTCACAACTCGTCCCTCCCACCTTCTTTGCCCTAAGCCACTGGAGCCCCCCGCTTTATGTGGGTCCTCCACTTGAACCCCGGTGGGTGTTACAGGTGCTACTAATCCTATCTCTGGGCCCTGGAACAGACTGGGTGTAAGTGGACAGCTATCTGAAGGGTGGAGGAATGGATGAGAAAAGCAGCGGCTCCCAGTCGCCCATCCTGAGCTGCGTGGAGCCCCTCTGGCCTCCCCAGTGGCCGCCCCACGTCCTCGTGGAGACCCGGCGGTGCAAGGCCCCGCAGGCCTGCTGTGACGGAGCAGGGTGCTGTGACGGAGCAGGGCTGCCGCGCCTGCCAGACTGGAGAGCAGGTGCCCAGGGCTCCCACTCCCTCCCAAAGCTTGGCtctgacctgcttcctggggACACAAACAGGTCTGACGAGTTCCTCGGCAGGCAGTGGCAGCAGGCAGCTGAGTCCTTGGTTTCCAGGAAAGTCAGGCTCTTCGAGAGCAGAGGGAGCAAGGCCTGGTGGAAAAAGGGCGCTTTCCAGAATGTTCCTCCCCCTCCAGCTGGGCCATCCCCACACGTGCTCCCGGACCTTGCCCCTTGGGTCCAGCTCCTGGGAGTCCCAGGCTAATAGGGGgtcacctctctccccaccttccccaggggagaaggtgggggagggTCGAAGAAAAGGACCTCCTTGTTGAGACCCCGAATTCAGTCCCTGCCCCCACGCCCCAGTGCATGGGGCAGCAGGGTGGGGCAGAGCTTAGGGTGCAGGCTCAGAGCCATGCTGCCCAGGTCCCAGCTCTGCCGTTGATCCTGTCACCTACCTCTTTTGTGTGGTCCAGTTTGGTGGTcgtcgtttagtcgctaagtcgtgtctgattttttgcgaccccacggattgtagcccgccaggctcctctctccgtgggatttcccgggcaagaacactggagcaggttgccatttctccctccaggggatcttcctgacccagggatggaacccaggtctcctgcattggcaggtggactctttacccctgaaccacccGAGAAGCTCAGTTTAGGTTGTTATTGTTCCCTTATTGACAtgtagggtattttttttttttcaagtatattcGGGATTTAAGATCTTTGTCAATATCTATTTGGGgggacatttatttatttctctatttacGTATTTGATtgaactgggtcttagttgccgcacTCAGGATATTTTAGTTacggcatgtgaactcttggttgAGGCAAGTGGGctccagttctctgaccaggggtggaacctgggcctcctgcattgggagcaaggagtcttagccactggaccaccggggaagtccttatTGACGTCTCTTGCCAGTATCTTCTCCAGCCTGGGCCTTGCCTTTACAGGCTCTTCATGGTGTCCTTTGCTGAACGGAAGTTTTCAGTTGGAGGTCCAATTTCTGCCCTTTTATTATATGGTGGGTGCTATGTGTGCcatgtttaagaaatctttgccccCTGACTTAAGCATCCTTGGAGTCctcctctctgccttctctgcctctgtctggCTCCTAGCTGCCAGGTCTCTGCTGGCCcagtcccacctcctccccactgTGTCCCCACCCCAATTCTTGTCCTCCTTACTGCatgatcttcccgccccaggacAGGGCTGGCTCCTCTCCGTGTCCCCAGGACTGGTACCAGGGCTGGCACGcactaggtgctcaataaaagcTTCATAAATGAAGGCAGTGTCTTGTGCCCCAGCTGGGGATCATTAAAACTGTCAATTAGTTCTAAACATCAGCTCATCAGGAACATTTGAGCAAAGCCAGGAAGTAAAAAGTTTCGGAAAAACCAACAGCATAGGAATGTTTCGCTTTCTCCCCAACTGGAGCATTAATCACGAGAACTCAGACCTTGTTAGCAttatttattcttgcttttgCCCCTGACCCACAAGCCAGGGAGTCTTCTCTTCACACATGTTGACCACAGGGACTCCTCAAAGGCCACCCCTCCCGTCTGAatgtgtggggggggggttcGAGGGGGGAGGGTCCGTGGTCTCCGTCTAGTCCTTCTCTTCGCCATGCGTGATGACATAACACAGGTTCCTGTAGTCCAGATTGCCACACACATCTGGTGGGAAAGCGGCAAACATCTGCTTGACCTGGGGAAGGAGCCGGGAGTCAGCCTGGACGAGGGCCGAATGGGGGACAGAGCCAGGGGTCACCCAAGGGCATCATGCAGAATGTCCCTCCCCTTTTAGCAGATGTGGGGGGGTGAGCACTAAGGCCAGGCCTGCAGCCACCCCCACCCATCCTTgttcccttccaaggagtcagggGAAACCCTGTCAGCAGACCCCTGAAAACAGGGCACTTCCCAGGAATGCTCGGTGGGCAGGGGCGGGCAGTGCCCTGAAAAGCTTGCTCGTACCTCCTCCTCACTGAACCGGTCTGCCTGAGTCATGAGCTTCTCTTTGATGCTGCTCAAGGGAGAGAAAGGGTCACCTTCAGGGGAAGGAGGGAAACGGCCACTCTGTGTGTGGACACACAGACCCTGAGGGGGCAGCCCAGGAGGACACCAGCCGGGGCCAGCCCTGCAGCCCCCAGCTGGCTGTGCGGCCTCAGGCGACCACTGCAGCGCGCAGCTTCCCCTATAACCTGGACTCTCCCCTTTGCATCGGGGGAGGGCCCAGTGACATAAGCTGGGGCCCCGGCATGACGTGGCGGCCACTCCGATGTTGCCCTGTGCACTCTGCAGGTACAGACTGTGTGCAGCTGCcgcatcgtgtctgactctttgcggccctgtggaccgagtagcccaccagtctcctctgtcaatgggattctccaggcaagaatactggagtgggtcggttgccgtttcctcctccaggggatcttcccaggttaCAGAGGAGAGCCTCTTTGCCCTGGTTCTAGACACCCTGCTTCTTCAGCTTGTGATTTTTGCTGACATCTGTAAGGTGCTTTGGAGCGTGATGGTGCTTGCACTCAGCCAAGGGGCGGGAAGGTTACCCAGCTCCCTGTCTTCCTGGGCCAGCCCAAGTCTCCTttgctcctcccagccctgggaAGTGAGCACTTTTATGCCTCTTTTGCAGAGAGGTCAGCTGAGGTTCAGGAGGGGTACCGATTTGTAGTGGTGGGGCCCTGTCCTCTTGAGTGGTCAGGGAGAGCAGCTGCCCACGGTGGGTCGGGGGAGGTGGGCGGGGGAACTGGAGAAGTGGCCCGAGGTGGGATGTTTGAAGCTGTCGGGGAGGGCCTGGTGCCCCCAGGAGCTCGGCATTGGGGGGCGTGGTGGGCGGGGCCGCAGTGCGCAGGGGTGGGGCCAGAGGGCTGACCTGGGCTGTGAGGATCCACGTGCCCCGCGATGCCACAGCCTCGTTCCCCCTGAGGACCGACGCACATTTTCCATTATTTATGTTAGTACAGGACAGTCACAGTTTCCAGCTCTGCACGCCGGGGATTTTTCACAGACTCTGTCTCAACCAGAGCCTTCTCTGTGGCCTGCCTGGCGGGCAGCCATGTCTTTCAGGCCCCATAGCCTGGGGATGGCGGCTTCGGGTCCAAAAACAGGGTCCCCCAAGGGTTCCTCCCAGCCCTGACTTTGCTCTGGTGGGAGTGAAGGTGGGTGACAGGAGAGGGGTGGGTGGAGGCCACTCCAAGGGGTATCCCCAGTGCCTCCTGAGGTCTCCAAGATGGGGGTGGGAACGTGGACTGAGGGCTGGGTAAACGGGAGGGCTGCAGCCTGGAGAAGCCCTCAGGAATACCTCCCCCACCCCTGAGGAGAGTATGACTCAAAACTTAGGGGGGCGGGGGGACTGTAAGAATGTCTTGTCCCCCACTTCCTCCCTGGccccctgccctctcctgccccacCTCCATCACGTGCTGACGCTAATAGAAAGCAAAATTAGCCTCTAGCCGATGCCTGAAGCAACCTGGTAATTGGTCAGGAAGCCTGTGACTGACGAAGAAATCTTGCCTGCCCAGGGCCACCCACAGGCCCACAGAGTCCGTGGAGGCCTGAAGGGATGGCTCAGAGGTCAGCTCAGTGTGTCAGCCCCTGGACAGGCTGCCTCTGCCCAGCCCGCCTTGACCCCAAGTCTTGGCTCTCTGCCCTGTGCTCCCGCCGGGCTGAGGCTCCCGggcataggaagcatcactgctcCCACGTTCAAGGATGCCAGCCCAGCGACGGCCGGACAGCTGCCCACGATGGCCTCCTCGCTCTCTCTGCAGACCCAGAGGACTTGGGTCCTTCCTGTGGCTCCACCTCCATCCCTGCCGCCACTCGAGCCCAAATCTGGCCCATTCCTCTTCCAACACCCTGGATCCCATCGGTGCTGGCCTCTTGTATTTCATTCACCCAGCTGCTCTCCTCCCTCTATCCCTGTCAATCAAGACCCTTGCGGCAGCTACAgccctcttttctcctcctccaggCTGGCCTCCGTGTTGCTCCTGCCTAACTCCTTAGGCTCTCCCATGCCCCACTGGCCCCTGCCGCCCAGGGTCCAGGGCTGCCCGACACGGGCCCTGCCTACCACTCTGTGCTGTCTCCCCTACCACCCACCCAGCCCCCGGCACACACAGCCCTCTCCTCCTAAACAGGCCAAGGCCTGGCTCTTCTCTCGCTGTATTCCTGCATCTAGAATGTTCTCTGCTCCAGCCATGACAATCCTCAGTCATCCTTCAGGGACCACCCACCTCTGCCCCCACCACATCCTCCCTTGCCACTGGGAAGCCATCCCCTGGGGACCCCACATTCCTGGGACACTTGCCCACAAACGGAGACCCCGAGGCCCAGGAAGTGGAAGGGAGATCGCGGGATGGCTGAACTGGGCAGGGCAGCGGCCTCCTGGCTTCTGGCTGGAACCTACCTGAGTTCTGGGCAGGAGAGGAGCCTGGGCCACCACCCCCACATCCCTACCCCAGTCCATCTCTCCCCTGAGCCTCCGGGAAGAGAACAACCAAAGCAGAAGGCGGAACAACTTACAAGTCAGCCTTGACGAAACCTTTCCCTTCAGTGTCGAACACCTTGAAGGCGTGGAGAATAGTCTCCTCGGGGTCCGTACCTAGAAGCAGCAGACACAGGATAAAGAGGGCAGCCAGCGGTTGGCACCGGGTCCCGGGGCCCCTGTAGAGGCCAAGGGTTCAGGGAGCTTCTTCCCCAGCTTCTGGTCCACAGTGAGGCCAGAGAGAAGGGAGTTTTCTGAGAACCAAGGAAGAGTAACAGTCGCCAAGGACGCTGTGCTGAGAGCCAATCAGCCTGCACTGGCTCTGGTTGTCGTTCAGCCGCTCAGGCAtggctgactctttacaaccccaaggactgcagcaggcctccctgtccttcactatctcccgcagtttgcccaagttcatttaCTAGGCATTTACTACCTGCTTAATCCTCCTGACCactggccccattttacagatgaagaaattgaggctcagggaggttaagtgacttgtccaattTCTCATAACTGATGCCCTGTGATTAGGCTATGGGTAAAGGAGAAAGAGCTCTTACTTGGGAGCTGTAGGTTCTGGCAGCGACACTGGAGGAGTCTGAGAGGTTGTTTAGGCCAGAGGAGGGGCAGGTGGGTCAAAAGGGTGggtagggtggaggtggggggctgggagagGCAGAGCGCAACCAGAGCAGTTCTGGTTTTCTCATGTTTATAGTGTGGGCTTTGGGGACAGATGTCGTTAGAAGACCTGGTTCTGCTGACACAGTGGGATTGAATACCCAGCCCCCTGGtggtacagatggggaaactgaggcccagagggaggaAGTGTCTCACCCAGGCCTCAGGGACTGTGTGAATGGCAGCGGGTGATCTGGTAACCCTTACCTGGCGCTCTTTCCCCTCTGTCACACTGCCCTCCCTGTTCACTGGGAACCAAGGGCTGTCCCCTTCCTTCTTAAGGCTCAGCTCTGTCATCGCTGGAATGGAGACCAAGGTGGGGTTTGCTGCCTGTCTACCAGGACTGGTTAAGATAACGTGTCCTTGAtggtaaagtgaagtcgctcagtcgtgtctgactctttgcgaccccatggactatagcctacgaggcttctccttccataggattttctaggcaagagtaccggagtgggttgccatttaatggTAAAGGGCTTGCCAAACATTACTCTGTCGTGACCGCAAACATATCTGAGTACTCTGTGCCAAGTCCATCCTGCAGCTTCACCATGTAACCCTATGCAACCCCAGCACACCACATGTGGTAGGTATTGATGTCTCCAGTTTGTCaaagaggacactgaggctcagagaggttctgTGGCTGGCCTGAGGTCTCCAGTTGCAAGGGGAGGAAGGTTTGAAGACGACTGTTTGAACCTCCAAAGTCCCCCTGTTTGTCCTGGCCCTTTGTGTTCCTGATTCTCAGAGTGGGTCAGGTCGTCCGTATCTCCCCCACCAGACTGGGTCAGGGCTGTCTGTGTCTCCTCTTTAGGATCATCCGGGACAGGACAATGTCTGAGTCTCTCAACATTTCTGAGACTGGCCCTGAGTGACTGGGCTGGGCTTAGTGCTGGCCTGGTGGCCTGGGAGCTCCTGGAAGCAGAGGTGTGGGCCTCTCCTAGGCAGGGTGACAGAAAGCCAGTGTGCCCAGGCCAGAGGCTCAGCCCAGGGTGCGTCGGAGCCTGGCCTtgcaggaggaggggctggccAAGGGGTTGTGGTGAGGGGCCTGCTGTGTGGTCTCGGTCTCCCTGGGTCTCTGGAGGGGCCTCTCTGCTGGGGCAGGCTGGCTCTAGCCCACCCTCCTGAGGGCCAGCTGTATGTGAACCTGTTGCCCTGGGTTCAGGCCCCGTGGCTGGACGCCTACCACCTGCTAGTCCTCCCGTCCCTCCTCTCAGAGGGGGCCTCCCCTCTGCCGACTGCAAACCTCATCCAGCGGGTGGCAGATAGGCCACCTCCCCAGGTCACTTCGTGGCAAAATGTCCTCATCCCGATTAGAGGGACGGAGCGGTGCCtgcccagccccccagcccctgtCCCTACTGCAGGCTTGGCCAAGTTTGCATGACAGGCTCAGCTGGAGCCTCAGCCGCGGCGCCCctgtgaaaatgagaaaaaggtgCAGTCTGGGGTCAGAGCGCTTAGCTCAGTCACAGACTGACACGCGTTCTGGGACTCACTTTGAAGTCACTGGCTGGAGTCACGCACATCTTTCCCTGGGActgagcccccagccccgccccctggACTTCTGCACCCCTCGAGGAGGTGACCGTGGTCCCAGGAATAACCCCTCACAGCTGGCCAGAGCGGGGCCCGGTGGCACTCCTCTGCCGATTGGACAGCACCGATTGGTGGCTGTGGGTTCAGCAGTGGCCCCCAGGTCCTCATGTCAAGAACCTGGAAATGTCACTTGGAAAAAGGGCCTTTGCAGATGTAAAGAAAGGGTCTCAAGATGGAGTGACCATCCTGGTTCATCAAGATGGGCCGTAAAACCAGTGACAAGTGTCCTTACGAGAGTGAGacagacagaaacagaagaggatGGGGTGGTGTGACCCCCGGAGGCAGAGATGAGAGCAAAGTGGCCACCGGAAGCCAGAAAAAAACAGGAAGGCATTCTCTGCTGGAGCTACTCAGTGGAGTCTGACCTGTCAGATTGCGGACTTCCAGATTGCAGAACTGAGGGAACACACGGCTGGTGTTTT
This window of the Capricornis sumatraensis isolate serow.1 chromosome 3, serow.2, whole genome shotgun sequence genome carries:
- the MYL10 gene encoding myosin regulatory light chain 10; amino-acid sequence: MFDQSQIQEFKEAFTIMDQNRDGFIDKEDLRDTFAALGRINVKNEELEAMVKEAPGPINFTVFLTMFGEKLKGTDPEETILHAFKVFDTEGKGFVKADFIKEKLMTQADRFSEEEVKQMFAAFPPDVCGNLDYRNLCYVITHGEEKD